A window of the Pogona vitticeps strain Pit_001003342236 chromosome 4, PviZW2.1, whole genome shotgun sequence genome harbors these coding sequences:
- the LOC110084799 gene encoding microtubule-actin cross-linking factor 1, isoforms 6/7, translating to MKPSPLPGQAPPTLPRASLTWGREGAGGPGACVGTLSRKAAWRAGTPTSGTWAWRPPDAPRREGTTPEPRGGAGPPEKPLLSPLVIENGWNGAQPGSPLPKQNNVDVKVQNGGLACNPLKAHLEAVAVAGEAGPWRSPPRSSGGSWSWKTPLPTAATTTTTTEVTEVTEVTETIVTEIVEVTEYPGGDKSQPPVIIRTVKVLTEGAGAVPEAASFHGHSWSHAPAQETLGKLLAWVKDMEELMAGQKPPSSEAKVARAQLQEQKLLRRLLDERRPLVEHLLQGRQQNPPEPSLAKEGWETNLSSLQETWATLIQRAEGRHRSLEKILPTACTFQESVDAFQDWLGSTERKLAQLWRANGNLNPTQEAHQQIQGLCEEIRAKTAELEGALGHGQRLMEMVAEEEAHLAQEKMDSVRMRFLIVGQSSADILQRLEQAREASARLDATQEDLALWLARLEKELFPEGSWPEGGLGPVTAADVEKLEQALRSEMDQTSRFSSRLDQLGALCLDAQALPLQLADQKRLSAEILHHHSIAERLVPVTDRLLSRCPSDLQKQLQPLAQRLREEMEQLVHRSSARGAQVERAQLLLAQYAEAQEALQPWLEETPSAVALLLFSSEDVSCETFREHQERLQLLREAAAERKPLLAKLQRVSAQLGELSPQEAAPFQQGWRLAEERFRGIRERIQQAAAVMEEAIPRYSQLSERMELMEECLERLRGRMERPLAVRGDAAWLREQVRENSLRLGELERLGTALETLRGQGAELLAALQTGTHQGIQNRVAQLLGQWEALWHEGETRETWLHGLLTLADRFWQGLSDLAATLGDTQELVLDLEEGPSEPEAIRARLAVMQALRGEIDSLQSDLDSLGSLGVELMSSCGHPDKPDVTKSLDELYSCWHRLSKVWTERQAHLEQHLQASQAYQEAMEGHLGWLEKAELRMAEEFLVRGDVESVKQQLLELKEFKRELYQRKVDVESLRHQVAPKGGSQKDPPATLGNFRLRWNCLEDEIVSRQHQLEAALLGLGQFQNQLEELLQWLLHTRAQLQGPPTLSLDLQTCEIELAKHKVLRNDVLSHAHTVRSVEEAGQGLLLSSGRDSVAGLQGRLQQLNQHWDFVLGETERRQLELENNLCQVQDLTLEVTELLQWLEHVELQLFFSKPLGGPPETTKDKLAAHGELCKEMDSRQQAFHTLREQVRHLLATRHLPRGASSTEHSLSLLEQKWASVSSQVQERKEQLSESLTVTTEFHSTVQELLKWVEKMEERLGTLPPPSYILDTVTHQIQEQKALMKEAQKQSERVEGLEEAAARVKDLSRPQEGTVAHSLALSAKERLAKVLQELSDQGGALDEARKGAKQFHESWQLLMDWLEQVELPGDPGATAAVAATTALSQEGIRALLAEHKEFQKVLCAKRPVYEATLRSGRLIREKARQPEDTQRLEEMLQELKARWDGVCGWAAERQCKLEEDLLFSGRFTDALQTLMDWLYQAEPQLAEETPVAGDRDVVGTLMDKHKVFQKELGQRASCIKTLRRSVRDLMRGGGWDSQWLQRQVEELGHRWELVCQLSLSKQDRLEAALRQAEEFHRLLHSFLGHLAELERSVKRTALPTDEAALREGQQQLTELRQGLQCQQLELECLVSLGEEILSACHPDAVIPLRSWVAVAKSRFQEVLSWAEQQEEQLQARLASVVAEQEEVAQLLDWIGAAEEALSLREQEPLPEDAEQLEELSAQHAVFMEELNRKQPEVEKVTQSGRHKVPKELGLATAPRKLSSRRRGTHRHSLRAPAVPLEEREPRNPHLAQVGHRWQQLWLLALDRQYHLQTSQQRLRELEEFAHFDFAVWRKRYMHWISQMKSRVLDVFRGIDRDQDGRITEQEFIESVLASKFPTNTLEMNAVAKIFDLNGDGFIDYYEFVSALHPSRDVLRRAADADKIQDEVNRQVAQCSCAKRFQVEQISANRYRFGESQQLRMVRILRSTLMVRVGGGWIALDEFLVKNDPCRVKGRTNVKINEKYLSPDPQAGGRGPTGQSTPASKVLSPSGSSLSLYSSASAPSSPLPRKSVLRRTRSGDRSLHSCSSLLPDGPELTFVGTAREGSDPDGAPAEAEPPPDPPGGPPP from the exons GCTGCCTCCTTCCACGGGCACTCGTGGAGCCATGCGCCAGCCCAAGAGACCCTGGGGAAGTTACTGGCCTGGGTGAAAGACATGGAGGAGCTCATGGCCGGCCAGAAACCTCCTTCCTCTGAGGCCAAGGTGGCGAGAGCTCAACTCCAAGAGCAGAAG CTTCTCCGGCGCCTCCTGGACGAGCGGAGACCCCTCGTGGAGCACCTCCTGCAGGGGAGGCAGCAGAACCCCCCGGAGCCTTCCCTGGCCAAGGAGGGGTGGGAGACGAACCTCTCCAGCCTTCAGGAGACGTGGGCGACCCTCATCCAGAGAGCCGAAGGCAG GCACCGCTCCTTGGAGAAGATCCTTCCCACGGCCTGCACCTTCCAGGAATCGGTGGACGCTTTCCAGGACTGGCTGGGCTCCACCGAGAGGAAACTGGCCCAGCTCTGGCGAGCCAACGGGAATCTGAACCCCACCCAGGAGGCCCATCAGCAAATCCAG GGTCTGTGTGAGGAAATCCGCGCCAAGACGGCTGAACTGGAAGGCGCCCTGGGACACGGACAGCGGCTGATGGAGATGGTGGCAG AGGAAGAGGCCCACCTGGCCCAGGAGAAGATGGACTCCGTCCGGATGCGGTTCCTGATCGTGGGCCAGAGCAGTGCCGACATCCTGCAGCGCTTGGAGCAGGCCAGGGAGGCCTCCGCCCGCCTGGACGCCACCCAGGAGGACTTGGCCCTCTGGCTGGCCCGCCTGGAGAAGGAGCTGTTCCCGGAGGGCAGCTGGCCAGAAGGTGGCCTCGGCCCCGTCACGGCTGCAGATGTGGAGAAG CTTGAGCAGGCTCTGCGGTCTGAAATGGACCAGACCTCCCGCTTCAGCTCCCGGCTCGACCAGCTGGGCGCCCTGTGCCTGGACGCCCAGGCCCTCCCTTTGCAGCTGGCGGACCAAAAG CGTCTCTCTGCCGAGATCCTGCACCACCATAGCATTGCCGAGCGGCTTGTGCCCGTCACGGACCGGCTGCTCAGCCGCTGCCCCTCAGACTTGCAGAAGCAGCTCCAG CCGTTGGCCCAGCGGTTGCGGGAGGAGATGGAGCAGCTTGTGCACCGAAGCTCAGCCCGTGGCGCGCAGGTGGAGCGTGCCCAGCTGCTGCTGGCTCAGTACGCTGAAGCCCAGGAGGCGCTCCAGCCGTGGCTAGAGGAGACGCCGAGTGCCGTGGCCCTGCTGCTGTTCTCCTCCGAGGACGTGAGCTGTGAGACCTTCCGCGAGCACCAGGAGAGGCTGCAG CTTCTCCGGGAGGCGGCGGCTGAGCGCAAGCCCCTCTTGGCCAAGCTCCAGCGCGTCTCTGCTCAGCTGGGGGAGCTCAGCCCCCAGGAGGCAGCCCCCTTCCAGCAGGGCTGGCGGCTGGCGGAGGAGCGGTTCCGCGGCATCCGAGAGCGTATCCAGCAGGCAGCGGCTGTGATGGAGGAGGCCATCCCCCGGTACAGCCAG CTCTCCGAGCGCATGGAGCTGATGGAGGAGTGCCTGGAGAGGCTGCGGGGCCGCATGGAGCGCCCCCTGGCTGTGCGAGGAGATGCGGCCTGGCTCCGGGAGCAGGTCCGGGAGAACAGCCTCCGGCTGGGGGAGCTGGAGAGGCTGGGCACAGCCCTCGAGACCCTCCGTGGACAGGGGGCTGAGCTGCTGGCTGCCCTGCAGACCGGCACCCACCAAG GGATCCAGAACCGCGTGGCGCAGCTGCTCGGCCAGTGGGAAGCCCTGTGGCATGAGGGCGAGACGCGGGAGACCTGGCTGCACGGCCTCCTGACCCTGGCCGACCGCTTCTGGCAGGGACTCTCGGACCTAGCGGCCACTCTTGGCGACACCCAGGAGCTGGTGCTGGACTTGGAGGAGGGCCCCTCGGAGCCGGAGGCGATTCGGGCCCGGCTTGCGGTCATGCAG gccTTGCGGGGAGAGATTGACTCTTTGCAGAGCGACCTGGACTCGCTGGGCAGCCTCGGCGTGGAGCTGATGTCCTCCTGCGGCCACCCAGACAAACCGGACGTCACCAAGAGCCTGGACGAG cTTTACTCGTGCTGGCACAGGCTGAGCAAGGTGTGGACGGAGCGGCAGGCCCACCTGGAGCAGCACCTGCAGGCCTCGCAGGCGTACCAAGAGGCCATGGAG gGGCACCTGGGCTGGCTGGAGAAGGCCGAGCTGAGGATGGCAGAAGAGTTCCTGGTGAGGGGAGACGTGGAGTCCGTGAAGCAGCAGCTCCTGGAGCTGAAG GAGTTCAAGCGAGAACTGTACCAGCGCAAGGTGGACGTAGAAAGCTTGCGGCATCAGGTGGCCCCCAAGGGGGGAAGCCAGAAGGACCCCCCCGCCACTCTCGGCAACTTCCGCCTCCGCTGGAACTGCCTGGAAGATGAGATTGTGAGCCGGCAG CACCAGCTGGAAGCTGCCCTCCTGGGCCTGGGCCAGTTCCAGAACCAGCTGGAGGAGCTTCTGCAGTGGCTTCTGCACACCCGGGCGCAGCTGCAGGGCCCTCCGACCCTCAGCCTGGACCTGCAGACCTGCGAGATCGAGCTGGCCAAGCAcaag GTGCTACGGAACGATGTCCTGTCTCACGCCCACACGGTCCGGTCCGTGGAGGAGGCCGGCCAGGGCCTGCTGCTCTCCAGCGGGAGAGACTCGGTGGCCGGGCTGCAGGGCCGACTCCAGCAGCTGAACCAGCACTGGGACTTCGTGCTGGGCGAGACGGAGCGCCGGCAGCTGGAGCTGGAGAACAACCTGTGCCAG GTCCAGGATCTCACCCTGGAGGTCACGGAGCTGCTACAGTGGCTGGAACACGTGGAACTGCAGCTCTTCTTCTCCAAGCCCCTTGGTGGCCCCCCCGAAACCACCAAGGACAAGCTGGCCGCACACGGG GAACTCTGCAAAGAGATGGACTCCAGGCAGCAAGCGTTCCACACCCTCCGAGAGCAGGTGCGGCACCTTCTGGCCACCCGCCACCTGCCCCGGGGGGCTTCCAGCACGGAGCACAGCCTGAGCCTCTTGGAGCAAAAGTGGGCCTCTGTCTCCAGCCAAGTGCAAGAGAGGAAG GAGCAGCTCAGCGAAAGCCTGACCGTGACCACGGAATTCCACTCCACCGTCCAGGAGCTGCTGAAGTGggtggagaagatggaggagcgCCTAGGCACCCTCCCCCCGCCCAGCTACATCCTCGACACCGTCACCCACCAGATACAGGAGCAGAAG GCCCTGATGAAGGAGGCCCAGAAGCAGAGCGAGAGGGTGGAGGGCCTGGAGGAGGCGGCCGCCCGGGTGAAGGACCTGAGCCGGCCGCAGGAAGGCACCGTCGCCCACAGCCTGGCGCTGAGCGCCAAGGAGCGGCTGGCCAAGGTGCTGCAGGAGCTGAGCGACCAGGGCGGGGCCCTGGACGAGGCCCGCAAGGGGGCCAAGCAG TTCCACGAGTCGTGGCAGCTGCTTATGGACTGGCTGGAACAGGTGGAGCTGCCCGGGGACCCTGGTGCCACTGCTGCCGTGGCTGCCACCACTGCCCTCAGCCAGGAGGGGATCCGGGCCCTTCTAGCAGAGCACAAG GAGTTCCAGAAGGTGCTGTGCGCCAAGCGGCCCGTCTATGAGGCCACCCTGCGGAGCGGCCGCCTGATCCGCGAGAAGGCCCGGCAGCCGGAGGACACCCAGCGGCTGGAGGAGATGCTGCAGGAGCTGAAGGCGCGCTGGGACGGGGTGTGTGGCTGGGCGGCTGAGAG GCAGTGCAAGCTGGAGGAGGACCTGCTCTTCTCCGGGCGCTTCACCGATGCCCTGCAGACGCTCATGGACTGGCTCTACCAGGCAGAGCCCCAGCTGGCCGAGGAGACGCCGGTGGCTGGGGACCGAGACGTGGTCGGCACCCTCATGGACAAGCATAAG GTCTTTCAGAAGGAGCTGGGCCAGCGGGCCAGCTGCATCAAGACCCTGAGGCGGTCTGTGCGGGACCTGATGCGGGGCGGCGGCTGGGACTCCCAGTGGCTGCAGAGGCAGGTGGAGGAGCTGGGCCATCGCTGGGAGCTGGTctgccagctctctctctccaagcAGGACCGGCTGGAGGCTGCGCTCAGGCAG GCCGAGGAGTTCCACCGCCTGCTCCACTCGTTCCTGGGCCACCTGGCCGAGCTGGAGCGGTCGGTCAAGCGCACGGCCCTTCCGACGGACGAGGCAGCCCTGCGCGAAGGCCAGCAGCAGCTCACG GAGCTGAGGCAGGGGTTGCAGTGCCAGCAGCTGGAGCTGGAGTGCCTGGTCTCCCTTGGGGAGGAGATCCTGAGCGCCTGCCACCCGGATGCCGTGATCCCGCTCCGGTCCTGGGTCGCCGTGGCCAAGAGCCGCTTCCAGGAG GTGCTCAGCTGGGCCGAGCAACAGGAGGAGCAGCTCCAGGCACGGCTGGCCTCTGTGGTGGCTGAGCAGGAGGAAGTGGCGCAGCTCCTCGACTGGATCGGGGCCGCCGAGGAGGCCCTGAGTCTGCGGGAACAAGAGCCTCTGCCGGAGGATGCCGAGCAGCTGGAGGAGCTCAGCGCTCAGCATGCG GTGTTCATGGAGGAGCTGAACCGCAAGCAGCCAGAGGTGGAGAAGGTCACCCAGAGCGGCCGGCACAAAGTCCCTAAGGAGCTGGGGTTGGCAACCGCCCCCCGGAAGCTGTCTTCCC GGCGCCGGGGCACCCACCGACACTCCCTGCGGGCGCCGGCGGTGCCTCTGGAGGAGAGGGAGCCCCGGAACCCTCACCTGGCCCAGGTGGGGCACCGCTGGCAGCAGCTGTGGCTCCTGGCCCTGGACCGGCAGTACCACCTCCAGACGTCCCAGCAGCGCCTGCgagag CTAGAAGAGTTTGCACACTTTGACTTTGCGGTGTGGCGGAAGCGTTACATGCACTGGATCAGCCAGATGAAATCGCGGGTCCTGGACGTGTTTCGGGGCATCGACAGGGACCAGGACGGGCGCATCACCGAGCAGGAGTTCATTGAGAGCGTCCTTGCCTCCA AATTCCCCACCAACACCCTGGAGATGAACGCTGTGGCCAAGATCTTCGACTTGAATGGAGACGGCTTCATTGACTACTACGAGTTTGTCAGTGCCCTCCACCCCAGCCGGGACGTGCTGCGCCGGGCAGCGGATGCGGACAAGATCCAGGATGAG GTGAACCGGCAGGTGGCCCAGTGCAGCTGCGCGAAGCGTTTTCAGGTGGAGCAGATCAGCGCTAACCGTTACCGG TTTGGGGAATCTCAGCAGCTGCGCATGGTCCGCATCCTGCGCAGCACATTAATGGTGCGGGTTGGTGGAGGATGGATTGCCCTGGATGAGTTCCTGGTGAAGAATGACCCCTGCCGAG tgaaggGAAGGACTAACGTGAAGATCAATGAGAAATACCTCTCCCCGGACCCCCAGGCGGGGGGCAGGGGGCCCACCGGCCAGTCCACTCCCGCCTCCAAGGTGCTCTCGCCCAGCGGCTCCAGCCTCAGCCTCTACAGCAGTGCCTCTGCCCCCAGCAGCCCCCTCCCCAGGAAG tCCGTCCTGCGGAGGACACGCTCCGGGGACCGTTCTCTCCACTCGTGCAGCTCTCTCCTCCCTGATGGGCCTGAACTGACCTTCGTGGGAACTGCCCGGGAGGGAAGCGACCCCGACGGGGCTCCCGCGGAGGCTGAGCCGCCACCAG ACCCCCCCGGAGGACCCCCACCCTGA